The Bacteriovorax sp. PP10 nucleotide sequence CTGAAATGACTCCTTCGTTTGATCCGAATGTTATGGAATTTTTGGAAAATGGTGGAGAAGAAGAGCCTGTGACATCTGTTTCGATGAGAGATGGTGAGACAGCAGGTGGGAAAGATGACAAGTATGATGAAGCGGTGCGTGTTGTTCTAGAGCATCGTTCGGCTAGTGCGTCATTGCTTCAGAGAAGGCTTGGTGTTGGGTATAACCGTGCGGCGAATTTGATTGAAGAGATGGAATCAAAGGGAGTTGTGGGGCCTGCGCAGGGGTCTAAACCGAGAAAAGTTTTGATGGGATCTGAGTCTATTCCTTAATTAAAAAATGTTTTGGGCCTGTCTTGTGATGGGTCCAAAATAGTCTGTTTTTAACACTATAAATAAAATCGAATTTCATTGCGAAAATATCTGCGGCGAACTCTAAATAAGAAGTAAAAATGCTGCGCATTTTTTCGCCGCAGTCTTGCTCAAATTCAGGGCATATGTTATCAACATAGCTCATTAATAATTTCAGTTGTCTGAAATGTTGGTCCTTGAAAGAGGCTCACAGACAATTCGATTAACCAACGGAGTATCTATGTCAGAATTAAATCTAAAAAGCTTGCTTGAAGCAGGCGCACACTTTGGTCACCAGACTGAAAAGTGGAACCCAAAAATGAAGAAATACGTTTTCGGTGAGAAGAACGGTATCTACATTATCGATCTTGCTAAAACTATTCCTCTTGCAAAAGACGCTTACGACTTCCTTAAAAAAACTGCTTCTGAAGGGAAACCAGTTCTTTTCGTAGGAACAAAAAGACAAGCATCAGATACTGTAAAACAAGCTGCTATCGACTGTGGAGCTAACTTTGTTACTTCAAGATGGTTAGGTGGAATGCTTACTAACTGGAAAACTGTTTCTCTTTCGATTGATAAAATTCGTAAAGTAGAAAAAATGAAAGAAACAGGAGATTTCGGTCTTCTAACTAAAAAAGAAAGAATCAACATTGAGAAAGAAGTAATCAAGCTAGAAAAAGTTCTAGGCGGGATTAAAGATATGAAGAAGCTTCCAGGAGCTCTATTCGTTATCGATCCAAACAATGAAAGAATCGCTATCCTTGAAGCAAACAACCTTGGAATTCCTGTTGTAGCTATTACAGATACAAACTGTGATCCAACTGGTGTTGATTATGTTGTTCCAGGAAACGACGATGCAATTAAATCTGTATCAATGTTTACTGAATACTTCGCTAACTCAGTTACTGAAGGGATGAACCTTGCTAAGAAAAATAACAAGATTGAATCAAACTCTAAAGATTCTTCTCGTGACATGGCCCTTGAAAAAGAAATCATCAGCAAATACGAAAAAGATATCGATCTTGCTGACGAAGAATAGTTATAAGTTTTAGATTTTAATTTTTAAGTTTAAGGAAAATAGATATGACACAAATTACTGCAAAGCTTGTTTCTGAATTAAGAGAAAAAACTGGTGCTGGAATGATGGACTGTAAAAAGGCCCTTGGCGAAGTTGATGGTGACCTTGAAAAAGCGATCGATTACCTAAGACAAAAAGGTCTAGCTGCTGCTCAAAAGAAGCAATCTCGTATTGCTGCTGAAGGCTTAGTTGGATCATACATTCACGGTGGAAGAATTGGTGTAATGGTTGAAGTAAACTGTGAAACTGACTTCGTAGCAAAGTCTGAAGACTTCGTTACTTTCGTAAAAGACGTAGCTATGCACGTAGCTGCTGCTGATCCGAAATTCGTTAGAGCTTCTGAAATGGACCAAGCATTCGTAGAAAGAGAAATCGCAATCTACACTGCTCAGTTAAAAGAAGAAGGGAAACCAGAAGCAATGATCTCAAAAATCGTTGAAGGAAAAGTTAAAAAACTTTCTACTGAAGTATGTCTTCTTGATCAAAAATTCGTTAAGAACCCGGACATTTCAGTTCAGGATCTTATCAATGAACTTACTATCAAAGTTGGAGAGAAAATCGACGTAAGAAGATTTGTAAAATTCAACCTTGGAGAAGGTATTGAGAAAAAAGTTGATGACTTCGCAGCTGAAGTTGCTTCTATGACTGGTGGAAAACAGTAGTTATTATTTTATGAAAATTACAAAAAGGGGCTTTAAAGGCCCCTTTTTTTTGACCTACAAATTAAGGAAGAACTAATGAAGTACAATCGAATCCTTTTGAAACTTTCTGGAGAAGCACTTGCTGGTGAGCAGGGACATGGAATTTCGGCAGAAGTGCTGGACACAATTGCTGGAGAAGTTAAAGAGCTTCAAGTCATGGGTGTTGAGATCGCAATCGTTATCGGTGGTGGAAATATTCACCGTGGAGTAGCGGGAGCAACTAAGGGAATGGATAGAACGACTTCTGATCATATGGGGATGTTGGCGACAATTATTAACTCGCTAGCACTTCAAGACAGTCTTGAAAGACATGGAATCGATACGAGAGTATTGACTGCAATCGATATGCAAGAAATTGCAGAGCCGTACATTAGAAGACGTGCTGTAAGACACCTTGAAAAGAAAAGAGTGGTGATCTTTGCTGCTGGAACTGGGAATCCGTATTTTACAACGGATACAGCTGCGGCGCTTCGTGCGAATGAGATTGACGCACAAGTAATTATGAAAGCAACAAAAGTTGATGGAATCTACAATAAAGACCCAATGAAGTTTAAAGATGCCGTAAAAATTGATAAACTTAAGTTTATGGACGTTCTAAACCAAGGTCTTGCTGTTATGGATTCAACAGCTATCAGCCTTTCTATGGACAACGAAATTGATATTTTAGTTTTCAATATGTTTGAAAAAGGGAATATCAAACGTGCTGTATTAGGTGATAATATTGGGACAATTGTAACGAATAAATAATTTAACTAACTAACGAAGGGGATGTCATTATGATGAAAGAAACTCAAGCTTCATTAAATGATTCAATGAAAAAAGCGGTTGATTCGCTTAAGCATCAATTAACAAAAGTACGTACAGGAAGAGCATCAGCATCTGTTTTAGATGGTGTTCAAGTTGAATATTACGGATCTCTAACTCCGCTTTCTCAGTTGGGACAAATTTCAACTCCAGAAGCGCGTTTACTTCAAATCCAACCATTCGATAAAACGATGTTGGGTGCGATTGAAAAAGCACTTTTCGGTGCAAACCTTGGTGTTACACCAACTAACGATGGTAACTTTATCCGTCTTAACTTTCCTTCACTAACTGAAGACAAAAGAAAAGATATCGCTAAAGAAATCAAAAAAATTGGTGAAGATGCTAAAGTTGTTTTAAGAAACTTACGTCGTGATTCTAACGAAGCTGTTAAAAAAGCTGAGAAAGATAAAACTGTTTCAGAAGATGATTCAAAGAAAATCCAAACGGAAATTCAAAATATCACTGATAAGTTCACGAAAGAAATTGATACTGTTATTGCTAACAAAGAAAAAGAAGTACTATCAGTTTAATTGGATAAGATGGAACCACTTAGTCACAATATTAAGCACGTGGCCGTCATCATGGATGGCAATGGCCGTTGGGCCAAACAACGTTCTCACCCGAGAGTGTGGGGGCACGTGCGCGGTTCTGCAGTGGTTTCACATATTGTTCAGGAAGCAGATGACTTAGGGATCGAAGCGCTTACGATGTATGCGTTTTCTTCTGAGAATTGGAGTCGTCCACAGACTGAAGTTTTAGTTCTGTTTAATCTTCTTTATAAATTTTTAAAGAAAGAGCGAGCGAGAATTTTAAAAAACAATATCAGATTTAAAATTATGGGAGATATTTCTAATCTTCCGGAACAAACTAAAAAATTAATTGGGCAGCTTGAAAGTGAAACTGCTCATCATACAGGACTGAAACTGACGTTTGCTTTTGGATATGGCGCGAGAGCGGAGATTGCTTATGCAGTTAACCGTTTTATGAAAGCTAATCCAGGAAAAGACATTACAGAAGATGCTCTTAATGAATATTTAATGATCCCTGATTTAGGGGACGTTGATTTACTAATTAGAACTGGTGGAGATCACCGTGTTTCTAATTTTATGTTATGGCAAATTGCTTACGCTGAGATGTTTTTTACTGAAACGAAGTGGCCGGATTTTACGATCACAGAGTTCAGATACATCATCGAACAGGTGGCAAAAAGAGAGAGAAGATTTGGGGCAGTCGCTCCAGCAACTTCGCTTCAGGATAACATCATAGTAGCTCGCGAAAACCAAAGAATACTTCGAGGCTAATGATGTCGAATACAAAAGAAAGAGTTATTTCTGCGTTGGTAATGGCCGTGTTGGTTGTTGCTGCGGTTTACTTTGGTAAATCGACAACTCTGATTGCAGTGTTAGTGGCCAGTGTTCTTTGTATTGATGAAATGCTGATTAATTTTGCAAAACTCACACGTAAAGACTTTATTTATAAGTACGTGATGGTGTTCTTTAGTTTATTTTTCATCGCGATTAACGGGATGAACGCAAGAGTCTCGTTGAATGTTTTTACAATCGCGGCGATTCTTATGAACTGCTTTTTAATTTACTATTTGTTTAGAGTTCCTCTGGCAGATGGGTTTATGAAAAAGAGTACTGAAAAAAATCCTTCGATCATTGCAGTTCTTGTGGCCGTTCCTATGCTTTCTTTTGGGATTCACTTTGAGAGTGATGCCTGGAGACAAATTTTAGGGATGCTTTTGATTGTTACTTACTCAATGGATACTGGTGCTTGGTTTGTGGGCAAAAATTTTGGAAAACATAAACTCTGGCCAGCTGTAAGTCCTAAGAAAACTGTAGAAGGTTTCATTGGTGGGATAATCATCGCAGCTGTCTGTGGATCATTTGCCTGGGATATCTTTTTCGGTCAATTCAGATGGTATTACTCAATTATTTTTGGTCTTTGTGGGGCCATGTCACAAGTTGGTGACCTGATTCAGTCAAAGATTAAGAGAGAATTCGAAATCAAAGACAGTTCCAACCTCATTCCGGGGCATGGCGGGGTATACGATCGTATAGACAGCCTTATCTTTCTATCGCCTTTTTTCGTTATTGTTGTAAAATATCTAGGACAGCAAATCTCACTTTAGAACTCTGAAATTAAGAGGCTTCCAATGTTATTAGAAAAAATTGCAATTTTTATCATCTTTTTAGGTCCGCTCGTGTTCTTTCACGAATTGGGTCACTTTTTATTCGCTCGTCTTTTTGGCGTAAGAGTAGAAGTTTTTTCAATTGGTTTTGGGCCAAAGATCTTCAAGAAAAAATGGGGAGAAACAGAGTACGCTGTTTCTGCTATTCCACTTGGTGGATATGTAAAAATGTTTGGGGATGATCCGTTTAACAAAGACGACATTCCTGAAAGCGAGCGCAAGCACAGCTTCACTCACCAAGGTAAGTGGGCGCGCTTTTGGATCGTTATGGGTGGACCTCTAGCGAACTTTATTTTAGCGTTCGTGATTTTCTTTTCTCTATTAATTGTTGGAGAGAGAATTCCTGAAATTAAAATTGGTGCTTTAACTCCAGAGACTGCTCTTTACCAAAATGGTTTAAGAACAGGGGACGTTCTGGTTAAAGTTAATAACAACGATGTTTATAATCCTTCAGACTTAATGGTTGATGGCAATACTGCTGTTAGTTCGTTAACAGTAAAAAGAAATAATGAAACGAAAGTATTATCGGTGAACTTTGCTGGTGATAAGTTTTTTGAAGAAGTTTTAAAATACCCTCCATTTTTAAGAAAGCCGTACTTCGTTGATCAAAACGCAAACCGTTTTGTTGTCACTCCAGTTAAAGGGCAAATTGATTTCAAGCATTCGATTGAAGAGCTTGCGACAATGGAAAATGTGAAGAAGCTTTATGTTTATCCAATTGCTGCCGGAGAAGATCTTTCTACGGATACAGTAAAAGTTGATATGAACGCTGGAAAAGAAATGGCAGTGGAATACACTGACCTTAAATCTTTAATCATGGCACTTGATGGTAGAGGACTTCGTACGATCGATCTGATGGTAAGAAGTGTAAACATGGGTTCTCCTGCTGATAAAGTTGGGATTAAGAGCGATGACGTGTTCGCTAGTCTCGAAGGTCAGAAAGTTTATAGCTTTGAAGAGTTACGAACTAAACTTCAAACGATTGCAAAAGCTTCTGTGGACGTTGAAGTATACAGTAAGGGAGAGTTGAAGAAGTACACTGTGACTCCTGAAACGAGCATGCAAGATGGTAAGTCGGTTAAGCTTCTTGGAGTTTATAGCTTCGTTGAAGTCATGAAGACGAACTTTGTTTTAACGAAATCAAAAGGTCTGTTTAGTTCTGTGAGTGTTGCTGTAACACGTACATGGGACTCGATGAAAAAGACTGTTGATGGGTTTGTTAAGCTTATTACGAATCAAGTTTCACTGAAGTCAATCGGCGGGCCACTGGCGATTGGTAAAGTAGCACACGATTCATTTAATACATCACTATCGTATTTCTTCCAGTTAATGGCACTCATTTCTGTAAACCTTGGGGTTATTAACTTGTTTCCAATTCCAGTTCTTGATGGTGGGCATATTATGTTCATCGCGCTTGAGATTGTTAATCGCGGGCCTTTATCAAGACGTAAAATGGAAATTGCTCAACAGGTTGGTTTATCAGTTCTGTTGATGTTAATGGTTGGTGCGATTTTCAATGATGTGACTAGGTTCTTTTAATGCATTCTTTATATGTGGATAGTACTTCCGGATTAGTTATTGGCCTACTCGATTCAGAATTTAAATGGGTCGAGTACCATGATACAAATGAAAAAAAGCCTTCGGAAGTCATCCATGTTGAAATCTATAATCTGATTAAAAAATACAATTTAGATTTAAAAACGAT carries:
- the rpsB gene encoding 30S ribosomal protein S2, which produces MSELNLKSLLEAGAHFGHQTEKWNPKMKKYVFGEKNGIYIIDLAKTIPLAKDAYDFLKKTASEGKPVLFVGTKRQASDTVKQAAIDCGANFVTSRWLGGMLTNWKTVSLSIDKIRKVEKMKETGDFGLLTKKERINIEKEVIKLEKVLGGIKDMKKLPGALFVIDPNNERIAILEANNLGIPVVAITDTNCDPTGVDYVVPGNDDAIKSVSMFTEYFANSVTEGMNLAKKNNKIESNSKDSSRDMALEKEIISKYEKDIDLADEE
- the tsf gene encoding translation elongation factor Ts, whose protein sequence is MTQITAKLVSELREKTGAGMMDCKKALGEVDGDLEKAIDYLRQKGLAAAQKKQSRIAAEGLVGSYIHGGRIGVMVEVNCETDFVAKSEDFVTFVKDVAMHVAAADPKFVRASEMDQAFVEREIAIYTAQLKEEGKPEAMISKIVEGKVKKLSTEVCLLDQKFVKNPDISVQDLINELTIKVGEKIDVRRFVKFNLGEGIEKKVDDFAAEVASMTGGKQ
- the pyrH gene encoding UMP kinase — its product is MKYNRILLKLSGEALAGEQGHGISAEVLDTIAGEVKELQVMGVEIAIVIGGGNIHRGVAGATKGMDRTTSDHMGMLATIINSLALQDSLERHGIDTRVLTAIDMQEIAEPYIRRRAVRHLEKKRVVIFAAGTGNPYFTTDTAAALRANEIDAQVIMKATKVDGIYNKDPMKFKDAVKIDKLKFMDVLNQGLAVMDSTAISLSMDNEIDILVFNMFEKGNIKRAVLGDNIGTIVTNK
- the frr gene encoding ribosome recycling factor, coding for MMKETQASLNDSMKKAVDSLKHQLTKVRTGRASASVLDGVQVEYYGSLTPLSQLGQISTPEARLLQIQPFDKTMLGAIEKALFGANLGVTPTNDGNFIRLNFPSLTEDKRKDIAKEIKKIGEDAKVVLRNLRRDSNEAVKKAEKDKTVSEDDSKKIQTEIQNITDKFTKEIDTVIANKEKEVLSV
- the uppS gene encoding polyprenyl diphosphate synthase, with protein sequence MEPLSHNIKHVAVIMDGNGRWAKQRSHPRVWGHVRGSAVVSHIVQEADDLGIEALTMYAFSSENWSRPQTEVLVLFNLLYKFLKKERARILKNNIRFKIMGDISNLPEQTKKLIGQLESETAHHTGLKLTFAFGYGARAEIAYAVNRFMKANPGKDITEDALNEYLMIPDLGDVDLLIRTGGDHRVSNFMLWQIAYAEMFFTETKWPDFTITEFRYIIEQVAKRERRFGAVAPATSLQDNIIVARENQRILRG
- a CDS encoding phosphatidate cytidylyltransferase: MMSNTKERVISALVMAVLVVAAVYFGKSTTLIAVLVASVLCIDEMLINFAKLTRKDFIYKYVMVFFSLFFIAINGMNARVSLNVFTIAAILMNCFLIYYLFRVPLADGFMKKSTEKNPSIIAVLVAVPMLSFGIHFESDAWRQILGMLLIVTYSMDTGAWFVGKNFGKHKLWPAVSPKKTVEGFIGGIIIAAVCGSFAWDIFFGQFRWYYSIIFGLCGAMSQVGDLIQSKIKREFEIKDSSNLIPGHGGVYDRIDSLIFLSPFFVIVVKYLGQQISL
- the rseP gene encoding RIP metalloprotease RseP, with translation MLLEKIAIFIIFLGPLVFFHELGHFLFARLFGVRVEVFSIGFGPKIFKKKWGETEYAVSAIPLGGYVKMFGDDPFNKDDIPESERKHSFTHQGKWARFWIVMGGPLANFILAFVIFFSLLIVGERIPEIKIGALTPETALYQNGLRTGDVLVKVNNNDVYNPSDLMVDGNTAVSSLTVKRNNETKVLSVNFAGDKFFEEVLKYPPFLRKPYFVDQNANRFVVTPVKGQIDFKHSIEELATMENVKKLYVYPIAAGEDLSTDTVKVDMNAGKEMAVEYTDLKSLIMALDGRGLRTIDLMVRSVNMGSPADKVGIKSDDVFASLEGQKVYSFEELRTKLQTIAKASVDVEVYSKGELKKYTVTPETSMQDGKSVKLLGVYSFVEVMKTNFVLTKSKGLFSSVSVAVTRTWDSMKKTVDGFVKLITNQVSLKSIGGPLAIGKVAHDSFNTSLSYFFQLMALISVNLGVINLFPIPVLDGGHIMFIALEIVNRGPLSRRKMEIAQQVGLSVLLMLMVGAIFNDVTRFF